The Amycolatopsis sp. 195334CR genome window below encodes:
- a CDS encoding ABC transporter ATP-binding protein, whose product MEVAVSVRGLRKEYPGHTAVDGIDLDIRRGEVFALLGPNGAGKTTTVEILEGHRRRTAGEASVLGVDPGRGDRTWRARLGMVLQTATDAAELTVAESVRHYARYYPNPREAEEVIKQVGLTEKAGARVKSLSGGQRRRLDVALGIIGRPELLFLDEPTTGFDPEARRQFWELIRLLALDGTTILLTTHYLDEAEALANRVAVIANGRIVAEGTPATLGGRAGAQATVRWQDADGPQERRTATPTALIRELSAGGGELDGLTVTRPSLEDTYLELIGPRA is encoded by the coding sequence ATGGAAGTAGCGGTGAGCGTGCGCGGGCTGCGCAAGGAGTACCCCGGCCACACGGCCGTCGACGGCATCGATCTCGACATCCGGCGGGGCGAGGTCTTCGCCCTGCTCGGCCCGAACGGGGCCGGGAAGACAACCACGGTGGAGATCCTGGAGGGGCACCGCCGCCGGACCGCGGGCGAGGCCAGCGTGCTCGGCGTCGACCCCGGCCGCGGTGACCGGACCTGGCGCGCACGGCTCGGCATGGTGCTGCAGACCGCGACCGACGCGGCCGAGCTGACCGTGGCCGAGTCCGTGCGGCACTACGCGCGGTACTACCCGAACCCGCGGGAGGCCGAGGAGGTGATCAAGCAGGTCGGGCTGACCGAGAAGGCGGGCGCGCGGGTGAAGTCGCTCTCCGGCGGGCAGCGGCGGCGGCTGGACGTCGCGCTCGGCATCATCGGCCGCCCCGAGCTGCTGTTCCTCGACGAGCCGACCACCGGCTTCGATCCCGAGGCCCGCCGCCAGTTCTGGGAGCTGATCCGGCTGCTCGCACTCGACGGCACCACGATCCTGCTCACCACCCACTACCTCGACGAAGCCGAGGCGCTGGCGAACCGCGTCGCGGTGATCGCGAACGGCCGCATCGTCGCCGAGGGCACCCCGGCCACGCTCGGCGGTCGCGCCGGCGCCCAGGCCACCGTGCGCTGGCAGGACGCGGACGGCCCGCAGGAGCGCCGCACCGCCACACCGACCGCGTTGATCCGCGAGCTCTCCGCTGGGGGTGGGGAGCTCGACGGCCTGACGGTCACCCGGCCGAGCCTGGAAGACACCTACCTCGAGCTGATCGGACCACGCGCATGA
- a CDS encoding ABC transporter permease, giving the protein MSTATALPGTLSIGLARGAAELRQFFRQKEFVIFTFSLPAFLLVLLGSIFGETLPGTGVTSSQVFAASMVGAGIISTSFVSMGTGVALDREDGTLKRLRGTPMPATSYFIGKLILVAVASVAEVIVMLVVGVLLFDVRLPSDPVDWLTFAWVFGLGVIGCGLLGIAVSGAAKGVNGASAATQIVFLGLQFTSGVFVMISQLPAAMTAVSSLFPVKWICQGLRSVFLPDEMAAYEMAGKWELGLTAGVLSAWCVAGLVLCLVTFRWSNRSN; this is encoded by the coding sequence ATGAGCACCGCCACCGCCCTGCCGGGCACCCTGTCGATCGGCCTGGCCCGCGGCGCGGCCGAACTGCGGCAGTTCTTCCGGCAGAAGGAATTTGTCATCTTCACCTTCTCCCTGCCCGCCTTCCTGCTGGTCCTGCTCGGCTCGATCTTCGGGGAGACGCTGCCGGGCACCGGGGTGACCTCCAGCCAGGTGTTCGCGGCCAGCATGGTCGGCGCCGGGATCATCTCCACCTCGTTCGTGTCGATGGGCACCGGCGTCGCGCTCGACCGCGAGGACGGCACGCTGAAGCGGCTGCGCGGCACGCCGATGCCCGCCACCAGCTACTTCATCGGCAAGCTGATCCTGGTCGCGGTGGCCAGCGTGGCCGAGGTGATCGTGATGCTGGTGGTCGGCGTGCTGCTGTTCGACGTCCGGTTACCGTCGGACCCGGTGGACTGGCTGACCTTCGCCTGGGTGTTCGGCCTCGGCGTGATCGGCTGCGGCCTGCTCGGCATCGCGGTCAGCGGGGCGGCCAAGGGCGTGAACGGCGCTTCCGCGGCCACCCAGATCGTCTTCCTCGGCCTGCAGTTCACCTCCGGGGTGTTCGTGATGATCTCCCAGCTGCCCGCCGCGATGACCGCGGTGTCCTCGTTGTTCCCGGTGAAGTGGATCTGCCAGGGCTTACGCTCGGTGTTCCTGCCGGACGAGATGGCGGCCTACGAAATGGCGGGGAAATGGGAACTGGGACTGACCGCGGGAGTGCTGAGCGCGTGGTGCGTGGCGGGACTGGTGCTGTGCCTGGTGACCTTCCGCTGGAGCAACCGGTCGAACTGA
- a CDS encoding sensor histidine kinase, whose protein sequence is MPGDLPLEQPVELKLLRYWELFYLFVLIAGLVALQLQDEPTLRAKLGASALLVAGFGWYWWFGHRHLVRSGGDVTPRVGAVAVAGVLACFFGAMLLVPDAAWASPSIISQVFWLLPLRVAVVAVVLISFVPGAISLSDGDDLSEQLASTIPAGVIFCSLAVMLGLFIHRIAQQKEEQALLIERLAASRSEVARLSHEAGTAAERERLAREIHDTLAQGFTSIVALVQAIESELDTDPAAARRHLELTARTARENLDEARSMVAALTPSALAAGTLADAVRRQADRLADETALTVTCRIDDGLPKLPTAAEVVLLRATQEALHNTRRHAHATTVALSLSIVDGLVRLSVWDDGVGFDPDAPAAGYGLAGMRARAQQVGGELTVHCGERGGTELVVEVPG, encoded by the coding sequence GTGCCTGGTGACCTTCCGCTGGAGCAACCGGTCGAACTGAAGCTCCTGCGGTACTGGGAGTTGTTCTACCTGTTCGTGCTGATCGCCGGGCTGGTCGCGTTGCAGTTGCAGGACGAGCCGACGCTTCGGGCCAAGCTGGGCGCTTCCGCACTGCTGGTGGCCGGGTTCGGCTGGTACTGGTGGTTCGGGCACCGGCACCTCGTCCGGTCCGGCGGTGACGTGACGCCGCGGGTGGGCGCGGTCGCCGTGGCCGGGGTGCTCGCCTGCTTCTTCGGCGCGATGCTGCTGGTGCCGGACGCCGCCTGGGCCTCACCGTCGATCATCTCGCAGGTGTTCTGGCTGCTGCCGCTGCGCGTGGCGGTGGTCGCGGTGGTGCTGATCAGCTTCGTGCCGGGCGCGATCTCGCTCAGCGACGGTGATGACCTCTCCGAACAGCTCGCCAGCACCATTCCGGCCGGGGTGATCTTCTGCTCGCTGGCGGTGATGCTCGGCTTGTTCATCCACCGCATCGCCCAGCAGAAGGAAGAACAGGCGCTGCTGATCGAACGGCTGGCGGCCAGCCGGTCGGAGGTGGCGCGGCTGTCGCACGAGGCGGGCACCGCCGCCGAGCGCGAACGGCTGGCCAGGGAAATCCACGACACGCTGGCACAGGGGTTCACCAGCATCGTGGCGCTGGTGCAGGCCATCGAGTCCGAATTGGACACCGATCCGGCGGCGGCGCGGCGGCACCTGGAGCTGACCGCGCGGACCGCGCGCGAGAACCTCGACGAGGCGCGGTCGATGGTCGCCGCGCTGACCCCGTCCGCGCTCGCCGCGGGCACGCTGGCCGACGCGGTGCGGCGGCAGGCGGACCGGCTGGCCGACGAAACGGCGCTGACCGTCACCTGCCGGATCGACGACGGCCTGCCGAAACTGCCCACCGCCGCGGAAGTGGTGCTGCTGCGGGCCACGCAGGAGGCACTGCACAACACCCGGCGGCACGCGCACGCCACCACCGTGGCGCTGAGTTTGTCTATTGTGGATGGACTGGTCCGGTTGAGCGTGTGGGACGACGGCGTCGGCTTCGACCCGGACGCGCCGGCCGCCGGTTACGGCCTGGCCGGGATGCGGGCCAGGGCACAGCAGGTGGGCGGTGAGCTGACCGTCCACTGTGGCGAAAGAGGCGGGACGGAGCTGGTGGTGGAGGTGCCGGGGTGA
- a CDS encoding response regulator transcription factor, which yields MIRILLVDDHPVVREGLRGMLDTEPDLTVVGEAGSGDEAVAQSRVKEPDVVLMDLRMPGLDGVGATRQILRADPSRRVVVLTTYETDADILRAVEAGAAGYLLKDASRAELAGAIRAAARGETVLAPSVAGRLVKQVRTPTGPQLSPREVEVLRLVAKGHTNAEIGRDLHISEATVKTHLLRVFGKLDVSDRTAAVTTAMSLGLLPPC from the coding sequence GTGATCCGGATCCTGCTGGTGGACGACCACCCCGTGGTGCGGGAGGGCCTGCGCGGCATGCTCGACACCGAACCGGACCTGACCGTGGTCGGCGAGGCGGGTTCCGGCGACGAGGCGGTGGCGCAGAGCCGGGTCAAGGAACCCGACGTGGTGCTGATGGACCTGCGCATGCCCGGGCTGGACGGGGTCGGCGCGACCCGCCAGATCCTGCGGGCCGATCCGTCGAGGCGGGTTGTCGTGCTGACCACCTACGAGACCGACGCCGACATCCTGCGGGCGGTCGAAGCGGGGGCGGCGGGCTACCTGCTCAAGGACGCGTCGCGCGCCGAGCTGGCCGGGGCGATCCGGGCCGCCGCCCGGGGCGAGACCGTGCTGGCCCCGTCGGTCGCCGGACGGCTGGTGAAGCAGGTGCGCACCCCCACCGGCCCGCAGCTTTCGCCGCGGGAGGTGGAGGTGCTGCGCCTGGTGGCCAAGGGCCACACGAACGCCGAGATCGGGCGGGACCTGCACATCAGCGAGGCCACGGTGAAGACGCACCTGCTGCGCGTGTTCGGCAAGCTGGACGTCTCCGACCGCACGGCAGCCGTCACGACGGCGATGTCGCTCGGGCTGCTCCCGCCCTGCTGA
- the serC gene encoding phosphoserine transaminase: MTDVAALTIPEDLKPADGRFGCGPSKVRAEQLAHLASEGAALLGTSHRQKPVKSLVGRVRAGLSELFSLPDGYEVVLGNGGTTAFWDAAAFGLVRERAQHFTYGEFSAKFATVTKGAPFLADPIVVKSDPGTAPEIAYQAGADLVGWAHNETSTGVAVPVRRPEGSDGALVAIDATSGAGGLPVKAEDFDVYYFAPQKSFASDGGLWLALMSPAAVERVGEVGGSDRWIPEFLSLTTALDNSRKDQTYNTPSVATLFLLADQIEWMLGNGGLEWTTSRTAESSTRLYQWAEKTSYTTPFVTDPALRSQVVGTVDFTDEVDAAAVAKVLRANGIVDVEPYRKLGRNQLRVGMFPAIDPDDITKLTQSVEWVVDHLS, encoded by the coding sequence ATGACCGACGTCGCAGCGTTGACCATTCCGGAAGACCTCAAGCCCGCTGACGGCCGCTTCGGCTGCGGACCGTCCAAGGTGCGCGCCGAGCAGCTCGCCCACCTGGCCTCCGAAGGGGCGGCGCTGCTGGGCACCTCCCACCGCCAGAAGCCGGTGAAGTCACTGGTCGGCCGGGTGCGCGCGGGGCTGAGCGAGCTGTTCTCGCTGCCCGACGGCTACGAGGTGGTGCTGGGCAACGGCGGCACCACGGCGTTCTGGGACGCGGCCGCGTTCGGCCTGGTCCGCGAGCGCGCCCAGCACTTCACCTACGGCGAGTTCTCCGCGAAGTTCGCCACGGTGACCAAGGGCGCGCCGTTCCTGGCCGACCCGATCGTGGTCAAGTCGGACCCGGGCACCGCGCCGGAGATCGCCTACCAGGCCGGGGCGGACCTGGTCGGCTGGGCGCACAACGAGACCTCGACCGGGGTCGCCGTGCCGGTGCGCCGCCCCGAGGGCAGCGACGGCGCGCTGGTCGCGATCGACGCCACCTCGGGCGCCGGTGGGCTGCCGGTCAAGGCCGAGGACTTCGACGTGTACTACTTCGCGCCGCAGAAGTCCTTCGCCTCCGACGGTGGCCTGTGGCTGGCCCTGATGTCGCCCGCCGCGGTCGAGCGGGTCGGCGAGGTCGGCGGCTCGGACCGCTGGATCCCCGAGTTCCTGTCGCTGACCACGGCGCTGGACAACTCGCGCAAGGACCAGACCTACAACACCCCGTCGGTGGCCACGCTGTTCCTGCTGGCCGACCAGATCGAGTGGATGCTGGGCAACGGCGGTCTCGAGTGGACCACCTCGCGCACGGCCGAGTCCTCGACCCGGCTGTACCAGTGGGCCGAGAAGACCTCGTACACCACGCCGTTCGTGACCGACCCGGCGCTGCGCTCGCAGGTGGTCGGCACGGTCGACTTCACCGACGAGGTGGACGCCGCCGCGGTGGCGAAGGTGCTGCGGGCCAACGGCATCGTCGACGTCGAGCCGTACCGGAAGCTCGGCCGGAACCAGCTGCGCGTTGGCATGTTCCCGGCCATCGACCCGGACGACATCACCAAGCTCACCCAGTCCGTCGAGTGGGTCGTCGACCACCTGTCCTGA
- a CDS encoding serine hydrolase, protein MLPTTEFALLRRIATEQSANRAPSLVAAVVRDGEIVWSGARGTVGGEAPDEDTQYRLGSITKSIVAAEVLRLRDEGKLDLTDALDKHVPGTALGGQTVAQLLSHTGGVTAESPGSWWERSEGGDWAALDASLGADEIKLRPGARFHYSNVGYGVLGELIARLRGTTWLDALRTGILNPLGMTRTSPHPEGKHAEGFAVHPFADVLLPEPSPDAGAMAPAGQLWATVRDLATWTAFVGGRTGEVLRPETVAEMREMAAVDDGDAWTVGYGLGFQVLRHNGRRLAGHTGSMPGFLATTLIDPATQTGALAMTNTTSGVAILSLAVDLLTIADDYEPRLPAEWRPSEVAPELLALTGLWHWGPTPYHLRVLPGGWLDLSPAAGSGRASRFRPQEDGTWIGLDGYYTGETLRVVKNTEGAVTHLDLATFVFTRTPYDPAVPVPGGVDPKGWRIG, encoded by the coding sequence ATGCTGCCTACCACCGAGTTCGCCCTGCTGCGCCGCATCGCCACGGAGCAGTCCGCCAACCGCGCGCCGTCACTGGTCGCGGCCGTCGTCCGCGACGGGGAGATCGTCTGGTCGGGTGCGCGCGGCACGGTCGGCGGCGAGGCCCCGGACGAGGACACCCAGTACCGCCTCGGCTCGATCACCAAGTCCATCGTCGCCGCCGAGGTGCTGCGCCTGCGCGACGAGGGCAAGCTCGACCTGACCGACGCGCTGGACAAGCACGTGCCGGGCACCGCGCTCGGCGGGCAGACCGTGGCGCAGCTGCTCTCGCACACCGGCGGCGTCACCGCCGAATCGCCCGGTTCCTGGTGGGAGCGCAGCGAAGGCGGTGACTGGGCCGCGCTCGACGCCAGCCTGGGCGCCGACGAGATCAAGCTGCGCCCCGGCGCCCGGTTCCACTACTCCAACGTCGGCTACGGCGTGCTCGGCGAGCTGATCGCGCGCCTGCGCGGCACCACCTGGCTGGACGCGCTGCGCACCGGCATCCTGAACCCGCTCGGCATGACCAGGACCAGCCCGCACCCGGAGGGCAAGCACGCCGAGGGCTTCGCCGTGCACCCGTTCGCCGACGTGCTGCTGCCCGAGCCCTCGCCGGACGCCGGGGCGATGGCGCCGGCCGGCCAGCTCTGGGCCACCGTGCGCGACCTGGCCACCTGGACCGCGTTCGTCGGCGGGCGCACCGGTGAGGTGCTGCGTCCGGAGACCGTGGCCGAGATGCGGGAGATGGCCGCCGTCGACGACGGTGACGCCTGGACCGTCGGGTACGGCCTCGGCTTCCAGGTGCTCCGCCACAACGGGCGGCGCCTCGCCGGGCACACCGGTTCGATGCCCGGCTTCCTGGCCACCACGCTGATCGACCCGGCCACCCAGACCGGCGCGCTGGCGATGACCAACACCACCTCCGGCGTGGCGATCCTGTCGCTCGCGGTCGACCTGCTCACCATCGCCGACGACTACGAGCCCCGGCTGCCCGCCGAGTGGCGGCCGTCCGAGGTGGCGCCCGAGCTGCTCGCGCTGACCGGCCTCTGGCACTGGGGCCCGACGCCGTACCACCTGCGCGTGCTGCCCGGCGGCTGGCTGGACCTGAGCCCGGCGGCCGGATCCGGTCGCGCCTCGCGGTTCCGGCCGCAGGAGGACGGCACCTGGATCGGCCTCGACGGCTACTACACCGGCGAGACGCTGCGTGTGGTCAAGAACACCGAAGGTGCGGTGACCCACCTCGACCTGGCCACCTTCGTGTTCACCCGCACGCCGTACGACCCGGCGGTCCCGGTACCCGGCGGGGTGGACCCGAAGGGCTGGCGGATCGGGTGA
- a CDS encoding glycosyltransferase 87 family protein — MTRSIESGSTGRRTLVALVAVELVLLAVVLVWKRLDGLDLDVYRNGAEAFFTSGDPYGPLPPTRNGTWLPFTYPPFAAIAFAPLVVLPHGLVLVAITVVGVLALGAVLALSLAPYQPRLLAAGAAVLAVQTVALLSEPVRATLGFGQINLVLMLMVAVDLLAVRRGRGVLLGIAAAVKLTPAAFVLVLLLEKDFKAAGRAVAAFAGCVAAAWLLSPSASVHYWTELVFAGERIGDPGYIGNQSLRGMIARFGWEPGVQSLVWQIAVVVVLAVTALVVRRALVAGNRVLAMLACALGALLMSPVSWTHHWVWSGPVVGLLVVLAWRDRDRVRQVVLLALAALSVYVFVDSPLWNNRDVWPLRESYVLLGALLLGALAWVARSCRTARAE, encoded by the coding sequence GTGACGCGCAGCATCGAATCCGGCAGCACCGGCCGCCGCACGCTGGTCGCGCTGGTGGCCGTCGAACTGGTGCTGCTGGCCGTGGTGCTGGTGTGGAAGCGGCTCGACGGGCTCGACCTGGACGTCTACCGCAACGGCGCGGAGGCCTTCTTCACCAGCGGTGACCCGTACGGCCCGCTCCCGCCGACGCGCAACGGGACCTGGCTCCCGTTCACCTACCCGCCGTTCGCCGCGATCGCCTTCGCGCCGCTGGTGGTGCTGCCGCACGGCCTGGTGCTGGTGGCGATCACCGTGGTCGGCGTGCTCGCGCTCGGTGCCGTGCTCGCCCTGAGCCTGGCCCCCTACCAGCCTCGGCTGCTCGCCGCCGGGGCCGCGGTGCTGGCCGTGCAGACGGTCGCGCTGCTCAGCGAGCCGGTCCGCGCCACGCTCGGTTTCGGCCAGATCAACCTGGTGCTGATGCTGATGGTCGCGGTGGACCTGCTGGCCGTCCGCCGCGGTCGCGGGGTGCTGCTCGGCATCGCCGCCGCGGTCAAGCTGACCCCGGCCGCCTTCGTCCTGGTCCTGCTGCTGGAGAAGGACTTCAAGGCGGCGGGCCGGGCGGTGGCGGCGTTCGCGGGCTGTGTGGCCGCCGCCTGGCTGCTCTCCCCGTCGGCCTCGGTGCACTACTGGACCGAGCTGGTCTTCGCCGGGGAGCGGATCGGCGATCCCGGGTACATCGGCAACCAGTCGCTGCGCGGGATGATCGCCCGCTTCGGCTGGGAACCCGGGGTGCAGAGCCTGGTCTGGCAGATCGCCGTGGTGGTCGTGCTGGCGGTGACCGCACTGGTGGTGCGCCGGGCCCTGGTGGCCGGGAACCGCGTGCTCGCGATGCTCGCCTGCGCGCTGGGCGCCCTGCTGATGTCGCCGGTCTCCTGGACCCACCACTGGGTGTGGAGCGGTCCGGTGGTCGGGCTGCTGGTGGTGCTGGCCTGGCGTGACCGCGACCGGGTGCGGCAGGTGGTACTGCTGGCGCTCGCCGCGCTGTCCGTGTACGTGTTCGTGGACAGTCCACTGTGGAACAACCGGGACGTGTGGCCGCTCCGCGAGAGCTACGTGCTGCTCGGCGCGCTCCTGCTGGGCGCGCTCGCGTGGGTCGCTCGAAGTTGTCGGACCGCACGGGCAGAATGA